The following are from one region of the Nostoc cf. commune SO-36 genome:
- a CDS encoding ISAzo13 family transposase (programmed frameshift), translated as MQLTAHLKSLYIKTAKKLKGSDRRQFMAEVVKGLGIGGQTVAERELGWNRRTIRKGMQELESGPAFIDGFRRSGRKRAEAKLSNLLRDIKSLVDPQSQTDPSFKSIRLYTRMTASEVRRQLIEQFGYTEEELPSSETIRRKLNDLGYTLKRVLKTKPIKKIPETEAIFEQVEQINSEADNDPHTLRISIDAKVAVKIGEFDRGGKNRMPTISVDHDFPTEITLIPYGIFIPEYNELFLFFVSSKLTADCIVDLLESWWQTVKHRFAHIQKLVINQDNGPENNSRRTQFMKRIVDFGTSSQLTLQLTYYPPYHSKYNPIERCFGWLEQHWNGSLLDTVETVLNFAQTLTFKGKNPVVTLVETVYSTGVKLTTSAMAEIETQIHRLPNLRKWFVEIFANPHSYWIIFFVEFSYQYF; from the exons ATTCAACTCACCGCGCACCTAAAATCTCTGTACATCAAAACAGCGAAAAAACTCAAGGGAAGTGACCGAAGACAATTCATGGCAGAAGTAGTCAAAGGTTTGGGAATAGGTGGACAAACTGTGGCGGAAAGGGAGTTGGGATGGAATAGGCGCACTATCCGTAAAGGGATGCAGGAGTTAGAGAGTGGTC CAGCCTTTATTGATGGTTTCAGGCGTAGTGGACGCAAGCGGGCTGAAGCAAAATTATCAAACTTGTTGAGGGATATAAAATCGTTAGTAGACCCACAAAGTCAAACTGACCCCAGTTTTAAAAGTATACGTTTGTATACACGCATGACGGCAAGCGAAGTCCGTCGTCAACTAATTGAACAATTTGGTTACACAGAGGAAGAACTACCTTCATCAGAAACAATTCGACGAAAATTGAATGATTTAGGCTATACCTTAAAAAGAGTTCTGAAAACCAAGCCTATCAAGAAAATTCCCGAAACAGAAGCGATTTTTGAACAAGTTGAACAAATTAATAGTGAAGCTGACAATGACCCTCATACTCTGCGAATTTCCATTGATGCTAAGGTAGCAGTTAAGATTGGAGAATTTGACCGTGGGGGTAAAAATCGAATGCCAACCATCTCAGTAGACCACGACTTCCCGACGGAGATAACTCTGATTCCCTACGGCATTTTTATACCTGAATACAACGAGTTATTTTTATTCTTTGTTTCTTCCAAATTAACCGCTGATTGTATTGTTGATTTGCTTGAAAGCTGGTGGCAAACTGTCAAACACAGATTTGCTCATATTCAAAAACTGGTGATTAATCAGGATAATGGACCTGAAAATAATTCTCGCCGCACTCAATTTATGAAGCGGATTGTAGATTTTGGTACATCATCTCAACTGACGTTACAACTTACTTATTATCCGCCTTATCATAGCAAATATAACCCGATAGAACGTTGTTTTGGCTGGTTAGAACAGCATTGGAATGGTAGTTTACTTGACACTGTTGAGACTGTACTGAATTTCGCCCAAACTCTCACATTTAAGGGTAAAAATCCGGTGGTCACATTGGTAGAAACAGTTTATTCTACAGGAGTTAAACTTACTACCTCCGCTATGGCAGAAATTGAAACACAGATTCACCGCCTCCCCAATCTCAGAAAATGGTTTGTAGAAATTTTTGCTAACCCACATAGCTATTGGATCATTTTTTTTGTGGAGTTCTCTTATCAATATTTTTGA